Below is a genomic region from Myxococcus fulvus.
ATCGGGGATGTGCTCGAGCACGTTGGACAGCACGATGGTGTCCAACTGCTCCTTCTTCAGCGACTCCCAATCCGCCAGCGCCACGTCCGACAGGTACGGGCGCACGTGCGGACGGCCGCGGAAGAGGTTCTTGAGCCGGTCCACGTAGAAGCGGTCCACCTCCAGCGCGATGAGCAGCTCCGCGCCGGACTCCAGCTCGCGCGTAATGGTGCCGATGCCCGCGCCGATCTCCAGCACGCGGCGGCCCAGGTGCTCGCGGAAGCGGCGGCCCAGCCACTGGTTGTAGTGCGTGGCCCCGTCCATGCGCTCCAGCGTGGTGTAGCCCTCGTGCTGGTTGTCCGCGTCGTCGCGCACGGTGGCGTAGCGCATCAGGGTGCGCAGCTGGGACAGGCGCGCGGCGCGTGGACGGCGCGGCACCGCCTGCAGCGGAGGCAGGGAGACCTCGGTGAGCCGGTACAGCTGCGCGGCCAGCTTCACCACCAGCTCCGCGTCCACCGCGTCGTCGTCGCTGGTGAGCGTGACGGAGCGCAGCGCCTCCGTGCGGAACGCGCGCACGCCGCTGAGCGGGTCCGTCACCGCCACGTCCGTGACGAAGCGGGTGACCTGTCCCATCGCGCGCTCGGCCCACAGCTCGGGCGACAGCCCCATCGCGGCGCGGTGGCCGAAGACGGCGTCCGCGGTGTCATCGCGCAGGGGGCCCATGAGGGCCTCGTAGGCGTCCGCGGCGTAGGCGGCGTCCGGGTCCTGGAGCACCGTCACGGGGCTGGTCACGTGCGCGAGCGCCGCCCGGATGGCCGCGCCCTTGCC
It encodes:
- a CDS encoding bifunctional glycosyltransferase/class I SAM-dependent methyltransferase, which codes for MSFQHSVIIPFDPSTADAAAHFARELSGRAEVVLAGAGRPDVASSPGLRVLDVQGGKGAAIRAALAHVTSPVTVLQDPDAAYAADAYEALMGPLRDDTADAVFGHRAAMGLSPELWAERAMGQVTRFVTDVAVTDPLSGVRAFRTEALRSVTLTSDDDAVDAELVVKLAAQLYRLTEVSLPPLQAVPRRPRAARLSQLRTLMRYATVRDDADNQHEGYTTLERMDGATHYNQWLGRRFREHLGRRVLEIGAGIGTITRELESGAELLIALEVDRFYVDRLKNLFRGRPHVRPYLSDVALADWESLKKEQLDTIVLSNVLEHIPDDGSAVRRFRQILAPGGRVLILVPALEQLFGSIDEAVGHYRRYTPATLRAVLEQNGFEVEKLEWMNLVGMPGWFVNSRLFRRRSVPKLQLKLYDTLAPLFARAEAHVKLPVGMSLFAVARVTGGEA